A section of the Corvus hawaiiensis isolate bCorHaw1 chromosome 14, bCorHaw1.pri.cur, whole genome shotgun sequence genome encodes:
- the RPS6KA6 gene encoding ribosomal protein S6 kinase alpha-6 isoform X3, whose amino-acid sequence MVPCAPLDDEPQPCHKMELYVSGAELNGLKMADEPMEEGEPYSYHDEGSVKEIPITHHVKEGCEKADPAQFELLKVLGQGSFGKVFLVRKIIGPDAGQLYAMKVLKKASLKVRDRVRTKMERDILVEVNHPFIVKLHYAFQTEGKLYLILDFLRGGDVFTRLSKEVMFTEEDVKFYLAELALALDHLHSLGIVYRDLKPENILLDEAGHIKLTDFGLSKESVDQEKKAYSFCGTVEYMAPEVVNRRGHNQSADWWSFGVLMFEMLTGTLPFQGKDRNETMNMILKAKLGMPQFLSPEAQSLLRMLFKRNPSNRLGAGSDGVEEIKRHPFFSTVDWNKLFRREIQPPFKPASGKPEDTFCFDPEFTAKTPKDSPGVPPSANAHQLFKGFSFVATTTVEDHKISPLTNILPIVQQLHGNSAQFTDVYELKEDIGVGSYSVCKRCIHIATNMEFAVKIIDKSKRDPSEEIEILMRYGQHPNIITLKDVYDDGRFIYLVTELMKGGELLDRILRQKFFSEREASAVLFTIAKTVDYLHCQGVVHRDLKPSNILYTDDSNNADSIRICDFGFAKQLRGENGLLLTPCYTANFVAPEVLMRQGYDAACDIWSLGVLLYTMLAGYTPFANGPNDTPEEILVRIGSGKFSLSGGNWDTVSDAAKDLLSHMLHVDPHQRYTAEQVLKHSWIACRDQLPHYQLNRQDAPHLVKGAMAATYSALNHKTFQPVLEPVAASSLAQRRSMKKLTSTDL is encoded by the exons ATGGTGCCGTGCGCGCCGCTGGACGACGAGCCGCAGCCCTGCCACAAAATGGAGCTGTACGTGAGCGGCGCTGAG CTAAATGGCCTTAAAATGGCAGATGAGCCTATGGAAGAAGGTGAACCATATTCCTACCAT GATGAAGGAAGTGTGAAAGAAATTCCTATTACACACCACGTGAAAGAAGGATGTGAGAAAGCAGATCCAGCACAGTTTGAACTACTTAAGGTTCTTGGACAGGGATCATTTGGGAAG GTCTTCCTCGTGAGGAAGATAATTGGGCCTGATGCTGGGCAGCTTTATGCAATGAAAGTGTTGAAAAAAGCTTCTTTAAAAG TTCGGGACAGAGTCCGTACCAAAATGGAGCGAGACATCCTGGTAGAAGTAAATCACCCGTTCATCGTCAAACTGCACTATG cctTTCAGACTGAAGGGAAGCTCTATTTAATATTGGATTTTCTCAGGGGAGGAGATGTATTCACACGATTATCCAAAGAG GTTATGTTTACAGAGGAAGATGTGAAATTCTACCTCGCAGAACTGGCCCTTGCTTTGGATCACCTTCACAGCTTGGGAATTGTGTACAGGGACCTGAAGCCAGAAAA cattttgctTGATGAAGCAGGACATATCAAGTTAACAG ACTTTGGACTCAGCAAGGAATCAGTAGACCAAGAGAAGAAGGCCTATTCTTTCTGTGGTACTGTAGAGTACATGGCTCCTGAAGTGGTAAACAGGCGAGGACACAACCAGAGTGCTGACTGGTGGTCCTTTGGGGTCCTCATG TTTGAAATGCTTACTGGTACCCTGCCATTTCAAGGTAAAGATCGAAATGAGACTATGAATATGATACTGAA gGCAAAGCTTGGGATGCCTCAGTTCCTCAGCCCTGAAGCACAAAGTCTCCTGAGGATGTTGTTTAAAAGGAACCCATCAAATAGATTAG GAGCTGGTTCAGATGGAGTTGAAGAAATCAAGagacatccttttttttctactgttgACTGGAAT AAACTGTTCAGAAGAGAAATTCAGCCTCCCTTCAAACCTGCGTCTGGAAAGCCAGAAGATACTTTCTGTTTTGATCCAGAATTCACAGCAAAAACACCAAAAG ATTCTCCAGGGGTCCCACCCAGTGCAAACGCCCACCAGCTCTTCAAGGGATTTAGTTTTGTTGCAACGACTACTGTAGAAGACCATAAAATATCACCCCTCACCAATATCCTGCCCATAGTCCAG cagcttcATGGAAACAGTGCACAGTTCACTGATGTCTATGAACTGAAAGAAGATATTGGTGTGGGTTCCTACTCAGTTTGCAAGAGATGTATCCACATAGCTACAAACATGGAGTTTGCTGTGAAG ATAATTGATAAAAGCAAGAGGGATCCCTCAGAAGAAATTGAGATTCTCATGCGTTATGGGCAACATCCAAATATTATTACTTTAAAGGAT GTGTATGATGATGGCAGATTCATCTACCTGGTCACGGAGCTGATGAAGGGGGGGGAGCTGCTGGACCGGATCCTGAGGCAGAAATTCTTCTCGGAGCGGGAGGCCAGCGCTGTGCTCTTCACCATTGCCAAGACCGTGGACTACCTGCACTGCCAGGGG GTGGTGCACCGAGACCTTAAACCCAGTAATATTTTATATACTGATGATTCAAATAATGCTGATTCCATCAGGATTTGTGATTTTGGATTTGCAAAACAACTTAGAGGAGAAAATGGACTACTTCTAACTCCCTGCTACACTGCAAACTTTGTGGCACCAGAG GTTCTCATGAGACAGGGATATGATGCTGCTTGTGACATATGGAGCTTGGGAGTTCTCCTTTACACAATGTTGGCAGG cTATACTCCGTTTGCCAATGGTCCCAATGATACTCCTGAGGAGATCCTAGTACGGATAGGCAGTGGAAAATTCTCTCTAAGTGGAGGCAACTGGGACACTGTTTCAGATGCAGCAAAG gacTTGTTGTCACACATGCTGCACGTGGATCCCCACCAGCGGTACACGGCCGAGCAGGTGCTGAAGCATTCCTGGATTGCCTGTAGGGACCAGCTGCCTCATTATCAGCTCAACAGGCAAGATGCCCCACATCTAGTAAAG GGAGCCATGGCTGCTACATATTCTGCACTGAATCACAAGACATTTCAGCCAGTGCTGGAGCCTGTGGCAGCCTCCAGTTTAGCTCAGCGACGGAGCATGAAAAAGCTCACATCCACAGACTTATAG
- the RPS6KA6 gene encoding ribosomal protein S6 kinase alpha-6 isoform X4 — MWLRIQLNGLKMADEPMEEGEPYSYHDEGSVKEIPITHHVKEGCEKADPAQFELLKVLGQGSFGKVFLVRKIIGPDAGQLYAMKVLKKASLKVRDRVRTKMERDILVEVNHPFIVKLHYAFQTEGKLYLILDFLRGGDVFTRLSKEVMFTEEDVKFYLAELALALDHLHSLGIVYRDLKPENILLDEAGHIKLTDFGLSKESVDQEKKAYSFCGTVEYMAPEVVNRRGHNQSADWWSFGVLMFEMLTGTLPFQGKDRNETMNMILKAKLGMPQFLSPEAQSLLRMLFKRNPSNRLGAGSDGVEEIKRHPFFSTVDWNKLFRREIQPPFKPASGKPEDTFCFDPEFTAKTPKDSPGVPPSANAHQLFKGFSFVATTTVEDHKISPLTNILPIVQQLHGNSAQFTDVYELKEDIGVGSYSVCKRCIHIATNMEFAVKIIDKSKRDPSEEIEILMRYGQHPNIITLKDVYDDGRFIYLVTELMKGGELLDRILRQKFFSEREASAVLFTIAKTVDYLHCQGVVHRDLKPSNILYTDDSNNADSIRICDFGFAKQLRGENGLLLTPCYTANFVAPEVLMRQGYDAACDIWSLGVLLYTMLAGYTPFANGPNDTPEEILVRIGSGKFSLSGGNWDTVSDAAKDLLSHMLHVDPHQRYTAEQVLKHSWIACRDQLPHYQLNRQDAPHLVKGAMAATYSALNHKTFQPVLEPVAASSLAQRRSMKKLTSTDL, encoded by the exons ATGTGGCTACGCATCCAG CTAAATGGCCTTAAAATGGCAGATGAGCCTATGGAAGAAGGTGAACCATATTCCTACCAT GATGAAGGAAGTGTGAAAGAAATTCCTATTACACACCACGTGAAAGAAGGATGTGAGAAAGCAGATCCAGCACAGTTTGAACTACTTAAGGTTCTTGGACAGGGATCATTTGGGAAG GTCTTCCTCGTGAGGAAGATAATTGGGCCTGATGCTGGGCAGCTTTATGCAATGAAAGTGTTGAAAAAAGCTTCTTTAAAAG TTCGGGACAGAGTCCGTACCAAAATGGAGCGAGACATCCTGGTAGAAGTAAATCACCCGTTCATCGTCAAACTGCACTATG cctTTCAGACTGAAGGGAAGCTCTATTTAATATTGGATTTTCTCAGGGGAGGAGATGTATTCACACGATTATCCAAAGAG GTTATGTTTACAGAGGAAGATGTGAAATTCTACCTCGCAGAACTGGCCCTTGCTTTGGATCACCTTCACAGCTTGGGAATTGTGTACAGGGACCTGAAGCCAGAAAA cattttgctTGATGAAGCAGGACATATCAAGTTAACAG ACTTTGGACTCAGCAAGGAATCAGTAGACCAAGAGAAGAAGGCCTATTCTTTCTGTGGTACTGTAGAGTACATGGCTCCTGAAGTGGTAAACAGGCGAGGACACAACCAGAGTGCTGACTGGTGGTCCTTTGGGGTCCTCATG TTTGAAATGCTTACTGGTACCCTGCCATTTCAAGGTAAAGATCGAAATGAGACTATGAATATGATACTGAA gGCAAAGCTTGGGATGCCTCAGTTCCTCAGCCCTGAAGCACAAAGTCTCCTGAGGATGTTGTTTAAAAGGAACCCATCAAATAGATTAG GAGCTGGTTCAGATGGAGTTGAAGAAATCAAGagacatccttttttttctactgttgACTGGAAT AAACTGTTCAGAAGAGAAATTCAGCCTCCCTTCAAACCTGCGTCTGGAAAGCCAGAAGATACTTTCTGTTTTGATCCAGAATTCACAGCAAAAACACCAAAAG ATTCTCCAGGGGTCCCACCCAGTGCAAACGCCCACCAGCTCTTCAAGGGATTTAGTTTTGTTGCAACGACTACTGTAGAAGACCATAAAATATCACCCCTCACCAATATCCTGCCCATAGTCCAG cagcttcATGGAAACAGTGCACAGTTCACTGATGTCTATGAACTGAAAGAAGATATTGGTGTGGGTTCCTACTCAGTTTGCAAGAGATGTATCCACATAGCTACAAACATGGAGTTTGCTGTGAAG ATAATTGATAAAAGCAAGAGGGATCCCTCAGAAGAAATTGAGATTCTCATGCGTTATGGGCAACATCCAAATATTATTACTTTAAAGGAT GTGTATGATGATGGCAGATTCATCTACCTGGTCACGGAGCTGATGAAGGGGGGGGAGCTGCTGGACCGGATCCTGAGGCAGAAATTCTTCTCGGAGCGGGAGGCCAGCGCTGTGCTCTTCACCATTGCCAAGACCGTGGACTACCTGCACTGCCAGGGG GTGGTGCACCGAGACCTTAAACCCAGTAATATTTTATATACTGATGATTCAAATAATGCTGATTCCATCAGGATTTGTGATTTTGGATTTGCAAAACAACTTAGAGGAGAAAATGGACTACTTCTAACTCCCTGCTACACTGCAAACTTTGTGGCACCAGAG GTTCTCATGAGACAGGGATATGATGCTGCTTGTGACATATGGAGCTTGGGAGTTCTCCTTTACACAATGTTGGCAGG cTATACTCCGTTTGCCAATGGTCCCAATGATACTCCTGAGGAGATCCTAGTACGGATAGGCAGTGGAAAATTCTCTCTAAGTGGAGGCAACTGGGACACTGTTTCAGATGCAGCAAAG gacTTGTTGTCACACATGCTGCACGTGGATCCCCACCAGCGGTACACGGCCGAGCAGGTGCTGAAGCATTCCTGGATTGCCTGTAGGGACCAGCTGCCTCATTATCAGCTCAACAGGCAAGATGCCCCACATCTAGTAAAG GGAGCCATGGCTGCTACATATTCTGCACTGAATCACAAGACATTTCAGCCAGTGCTGGAGCCTGTGGCAGCCTCCAGTTTAGCTCAGCGACGGAGCATGAAAAAGCTCACATCCACAGACTTATAG
- the RPS6KA6 gene encoding ribosomal protein S6 kinase alpha-6 isoform X2, giving the protein MLLAISAFPVALVLTWSKNTWQGKDVILKLNGLKMADEPMEEGEPYSYHDEGSVKEIPITHHVKEGCEKADPAQFELLKVLGQGSFGKVFLVRKIIGPDAGQLYAMKVLKKASLKVRDRVRTKMERDILVEVNHPFIVKLHYAFQTEGKLYLILDFLRGGDVFTRLSKEVMFTEEDVKFYLAELALALDHLHSLGIVYRDLKPENILLDEAGHIKLTDFGLSKESVDQEKKAYSFCGTVEYMAPEVVNRRGHNQSADWWSFGVLMFEMLTGTLPFQGKDRNETMNMILKAKLGMPQFLSPEAQSLLRMLFKRNPSNRLGAGSDGVEEIKRHPFFSTVDWNKLFRREIQPPFKPASGKPEDTFCFDPEFTAKTPKDSPGVPPSANAHQLFKGFSFVATTTVEDHKISPLTNILPIVQLHGNSAQFTDVYELKEDIGVGSYSVCKRCIHIATNMEFAVKIIDKSKRDPSEEIEILMRYGQHPNIITLKDVYDDGRFIYLVTELMKGGELLDRILRQKFFSEREASAVLFTIAKTVDYLHCQGVVHRDLKPSNILYTDDSNNADSIRICDFGFAKQLRGENGLLLTPCYTANFVAPEVLMRQGYDAACDIWSLGVLLYTMLAGYTPFANGPNDTPEEILVRIGSGKFSLSGGNWDTVSDAAKDLLSHMLHVDPHQRYTAEQVLKHSWIACRDQLPHYQLNRQDAPHLVKGAMAATYSALNHKTFQPVLEPVAASSLAQRRSMKKLTSTDL; this is encoded by the exons ATGTTATTAGCAATAAGTGCGTTTCCAGTAGCACTTGTGTTGACTTGGAGTAAAAACACCTGGCAAGGAAAGGATGTGATCTTGAAG CTAAATGGCCTTAAAATGGCAGATGAGCCTATGGAAGAAGGTGAACCATATTCCTACCAT GATGAAGGAAGTGTGAAAGAAATTCCTATTACACACCACGTGAAAGAAGGATGTGAGAAAGCAGATCCAGCACAGTTTGAACTACTTAAGGTTCTTGGACAGGGATCATTTGGGAAG GTCTTCCTCGTGAGGAAGATAATTGGGCCTGATGCTGGGCAGCTTTATGCAATGAAAGTGTTGAAAAAAGCTTCTTTAAAAG TTCGGGACAGAGTCCGTACCAAAATGGAGCGAGACATCCTGGTAGAAGTAAATCACCCGTTCATCGTCAAACTGCACTATG cctTTCAGACTGAAGGGAAGCTCTATTTAATATTGGATTTTCTCAGGGGAGGAGATGTATTCACACGATTATCCAAAGAG GTTATGTTTACAGAGGAAGATGTGAAATTCTACCTCGCAGAACTGGCCCTTGCTTTGGATCACCTTCACAGCTTGGGAATTGTGTACAGGGACCTGAAGCCAGAAAA cattttgctTGATGAAGCAGGACATATCAAGTTAACAG ACTTTGGACTCAGCAAGGAATCAGTAGACCAAGAGAAGAAGGCCTATTCTTTCTGTGGTACTGTAGAGTACATGGCTCCTGAAGTGGTAAACAGGCGAGGACACAACCAGAGTGCTGACTGGTGGTCCTTTGGGGTCCTCATG TTTGAAATGCTTACTGGTACCCTGCCATTTCAAGGTAAAGATCGAAATGAGACTATGAATATGATACTGAA gGCAAAGCTTGGGATGCCTCAGTTCCTCAGCCCTGAAGCACAAAGTCTCCTGAGGATGTTGTTTAAAAGGAACCCATCAAATAGATTAG GAGCTGGTTCAGATGGAGTTGAAGAAATCAAGagacatccttttttttctactgttgACTGGAAT AAACTGTTCAGAAGAGAAATTCAGCCTCCCTTCAAACCTGCGTCTGGAAAGCCAGAAGATACTTTCTGTTTTGATCCAGAATTCACAGCAAAAACACCAAAAG ATTCTCCAGGGGTCCCACCCAGTGCAAACGCCCACCAGCTCTTCAAGGGATTTAGTTTTGTTGCAACGACTACTGTAGAAGACCATAAAATATCACCCCTCACCAATATCCTGCCCATAGTCCAG cttcATGGAAACAGTGCACAGTTCACTGATGTCTATGAACTGAAAGAAGATATTGGTGTGGGTTCCTACTCAGTTTGCAAGAGATGTATCCACATAGCTACAAACATGGAGTTTGCTGTGAAG ATAATTGATAAAAGCAAGAGGGATCCCTCAGAAGAAATTGAGATTCTCATGCGTTATGGGCAACATCCAAATATTATTACTTTAAAGGAT GTGTATGATGATGGCAGATTCATCTACCTGGTCACGGAGCTGATGAAGGGGGGGGAGCTGCTGGACCGGATCCTGAGGCAGAAATTCTTCTCGGAGCGGGAGGCCAGCGCTGTGCTCTTCACCATTGCCAAGACCGTGGACTACCTGCACTGCCAGGGG GTGGTGCACCGAGACCTTAAACCCAGTAATATTTTATATACTGATGATTCAAATAATGCTGATTCCATCAGGATTTGTGATTTTGGATTTGCAAAACAACTTAGAGGAGAAAATGGACTACTTCTAACTCCCTGCTACACTGCAAACTTTGTGGCACCAGAG GTTCTCATGAGACAGGGATATGATGCTGCTTGTGACATATGGAGCTTGGGAGTTCTCCTTTACACAATGTTGGCAGG cTATACTCCGTTTGCCAATGGTCCCAATGATACTCCTGAGGAGATCCTAGTACGGATAGGCAGTGGAAAATTCTCTCTAAGTGGAGGCAACTGGGACACTGTTTCAGATGCAGCAAAG gacTTGTTGTCACACATGCTGCACGTGGATCCCCACCAGCGGTACACGGCCGAGCAGGTGCTGAAGCATTCCTGGATTGCCTGTAGGGACCAGCTGCCTCATTATCAGCTCAACAGGCAAGATGCCCCACATCTAGTAAAG GGAGCCATGGCTGCTACATATTCTGCACTGAATCACAAGACATTTCAGCCAGTGCTGGAGCCTGTGGCAGCCTCCAGTTTAGCTCAGCGACGGAGCATGAAAAAGCTCACATCCACAGACTTATAG
- the RPS6KA6 gene encoding ribosomal protein S6 kinase alpha-6 isoform X1 gives MLLAISAFPVALVLTWSKNTWQGKDVILKLNGLKMADEPMEEGEPYSYHDEGSVKEIPITHHVKEGCEKADPAQFELLKVLGQGSFGKVFLVRKIIGPDAGQLYAMKVLKKASLKVRDRVRTKMERDILVEVNHPFIVKLHYAFQTEGKLYLILDFLRGGDVFTRLSKEVMFTEEDVKFYLAELALALDHLHSLGIVYRDLKPENILLDEAGHIKLTDFGLSKESVDQEKKAYSFCGTVEYMAPEVVNRRGHNQSADWWSFGVLMFEMLTGTLPFQGKDRNETMNMILKAKLGMPQFLSPEAQSLLRMLFKRNPSNRLGAGSDGVEEIKRHPFFSTVDWNKLFRREIQPPFKPASGKPEDTFCFDPEFTAKTPKDSPGVPPSANAHQLFKGFSFVATTTVEDHKISPLTNILPIVQQLHGNSAQFTDVYELKEDIGVGSYSVCKRCIHIATNMEFAVKIIDKSKRDPSEEIEILMRYGQHPNIITLKDVYDDGRFIYLVTELMKGGELLDRILRQKFFSEREASAVLFTIAKTVDYLHCQGVVHRDLKPSNILYTDDSNNADSIRICDFGFAKQLRGENGLLLTPCYTANFVAPEVLMRQGYDAACDIWSLGVLLYTMLAGYTPFANGPNDTPEEILVRIGSGKFSLSGGNWDTVSDAAKDLLSHMLHVDPHQRYTAEQVLKHSWIACRDQLPHYQLNRQDAPHLVKGAMAATYSALNHKTFQPVLEPVAASSLAQRRSMKKLTSTDL, from the exons ATGTTATTAGCAATAAGTGCGTTTCCAGTAGCACTTGTGTTGACTTGGAGTAAAAACACCTGGCAAGGAAAGGATGTGATCTTGAAG CTAAATGGCCTTAAAATGGCAGATGAGCCTATGGAAGAAGGTGAACCATATTCCTACCAT GATGAAGGAAGTGTGAAAGAAATTCCTATTACACACCACGTGAAAGAAGGATGTGAGAAAGCAGATCCAGCACAGTTTGAACTACTTAAGGTTCTTGGACAGGGATCATTTGGGAAG GTCTTCCTCGTGAGGAAGATAATTGGGCCTGATGCTGGGCAGCTTTATGCAATGAAAGTGTTGAAAAAAGCTTCTTTAAAAG TTCGGGACAGAGTCCGTACCAAAATGGAGCGAGACATCCTGGTAGAAGTAAATCACCCGTTCATCGTCAAACTGCACTATG cctTTCAGACTGAAGGGAAGCTCTATTTAATATTGGATTTTCTCAGGGGAGGAGATGTATTCACACGATTATCCAAAGAG GTTATGTTTACAGAGGAAGATGTGAAATTCTACCTCGCAGAACTGGCCCTTGCTTTGGATCACCTTCACAGCTTGGGAATTGTGTACAGGGACCTGAAGCCAGAAAA cattttgctTGATGAAGCAGGACATATCAAGTTAACAG ACTTTGGACTCAGCAAGGAATCAGTAGACCAAGAGAAGAAGGCCTATTCTTTCTGTGGTACTGTAGAGTACATGGCTCCTGAAGTGGTAAACAGGCGAGGACACAACCAGAGTGCTGACTGGTGGTCCTTTGGGGTCCTCATG TTTGAAATGCTTACTGGTACCCTGCCATTTCAAGGTAAAGATCGAAATGAGACTATGAATATGATACTGAA gGCAAAGCTTGGGATGCCTCAGTTCCTCAGCCCTGAAGCACAAAGTCTCCTGAGGATGTTGTTTAAAAGGAACCCATCAAATAGATTAG GAGCTGGTTCAGATGGAGTTGAAGAAATCAAGagacatccttttttttctactgttgACTGGAAT AAACTGTTCAGAAGAGAAATTCAGCCTCCCTTCAAACCTGCGTCTGGAAAGCCAGAAGATACTTTCTGTTTTGATCCAGAATTCACAGCAAAAACACCAAAAG ATTCTCCAGGGGTCCCACCCAGTGCAAACGCCCACCAGCTCTTCAAGGGATTTAGTTTTGTTGCAACGACTACTGTAGAAGACCATAAAATATCACCCCTCACCAATATCCTGCCCATAGTCCAG cagcttcATGGAAACAGTGCACAGTTCACTGATGTCTATGAACTGAAAGAAGATATTGGTGTGGGTTCCTACTCAGTTTGCAAGAGATGTATCCACATAGCTACAAACATGGAGTTTGCTGTGAAG ATAATTGATAAAAGCAAGAGGGATCCCTCAGAAGAAATTGAGATTCTCATGCGTTATGGGCAACATCCAAATATTATTACTTTAAAGGAT GTGTATGATGATGGCAGATTCATCTACCTGGTCACGGAGCTGATGAAGGGGGGGGAGCTGCTGGACCGGATCCTGAGGCAGAAATTCTTCTCGGAGCGGGAGGCCAGCGCTGTGCTCTTCACCATTGCCAAGACCGTGGACTACCTGCACTGCCAGGGG GTGGTGCACCGAGACCTTAAACCCAGTAATATTTTATATACTGATGATTCAAATAATGCTGATTCCATCAGGATTTGTGATTTTGGATTTGCAAAACAACTTAGAGGAGAAAATGGACTACTTCTAACTCCCTGCTACACTGCAAACTTTGTGGCACCAGAG GTTCTCATGAGACAGGGATATGATGCTGCTTGTGACATATGGAGCTTGGGAGTTCTCCTTTACACAATGTTGGCAGG cTATACTCCGTTTGCCAATGGTCCCAATGATACTCCTGAGGAGATCCTAGTACGGATAGGCAGTGGAAAATTCTCTCTAAGTGGAGGCAACTGGGACACTGTTTCAGATGCAGCAAAG gacTTGTTGTCACACATGCTGCACGTGGATCCCCACCAGCGGTACACGGCCGAGCAGGTGCTGAAGCATTCCTGGATTGCCTGTAGGGACCAGCTGCCTCATTATCAGCTCAACAGGCAAGATGCCCCACATCTAGTAAAG GGAGCCATGGCTGCTACATATTCTGCACTGAATCACAAGACATTTCAGCCAGTGCTGGAGCCTGTGGCAGCCTCCAGTTTAGCTCAGCGACGGAGCATGAAAAAGCTCACATCCACAGACTTATAG